The Mangrovivirga cuniculi genomic sequence GGGAAGGTTCATGAATATTTCCCTAAAGTTTCAAAGGAAGATTACTTTAAGAATCATATAGGAGGAGTGATCAAAAACTTTTTTGATGGCTCTTTTAATCAGTTTGCTTCCTTTTTTACCAATTCGCAAAATGCGGGGGTTGATGAACTTGAAAAAGTTAAGAAAATGCTTGAGAATAAAATTGATGAGTTAAAAAAGAAAGATGAATAAGTTTTTAGTTTATATCGCAGAGGTCAGCATTGTATTTTCGCTCCTCACAGTCATCTATTATTTGTTTTTAAGGAGGCTTACTTTTTATAGTCTTAATCGCTTCATTTTGCTATCTATAATACCGGTTTCATTGATCATTCCACAGTTAAAATTGAATTTCGGATTTAGCGAAAGCATTATGGTTTCTCCTTTTTCCGAATACGGTTCTGCATCTCCGGGTGCTGAAGTAATAGCAGAAGGGAAGGTCAGTTCGGGAATTATTGATATGAATGAAATTACTTTGTGGATCTATTTTAGCGGAATGGTGATTTTCTCTTTCATATTTATTTTCAATATCACCAGGGTTTTTCTGCTTGCTAAAAGATCTTCAAGCCGGGATTACAACGGTTACAAAGTAATCCAAACAGATATTCCTCATGTGTTTTCTTGTTTTAAGATGATTTTTCTTCCGAAGAATTATGATCTGGCGAGTCATGGATCAATCCTGGAGCATGAAAAAGCACATATCCGTATGTATCACACCGTTGATCTGATTATTACCGAATTATTCATCATTCTGAGTTGGTTTAATCCTTTTGCCATACTCTTTCGAAGTCAACTCAGGTCTGTGCATGAATACCAGGCAGATCAACAAGTAATAGCATCCGGAGTCAGGAAATCTGACTATCTGCAACTAATGCTGAGTTCGATAACTATGACAAGTTCTCAGAGCATTACAAGCAGCTTTAACAGTTTAACAATTAAAGAAAGAATTGAAATGATAACAAAAAATAAAAGTAAAAGAACAGAGCAATTGAAGTATTTGGTATTAGTACCTGCTCTTGTGTTTATGATATCAGCGTTTGCTCATTTTATAGGATCCGAACCAAGGGTTATGCCGATACAAAAAGGATATGAATATAAGCTGACAGCAAAATTCAATAAACATGTGGTGATACCGGAGAAAGGAATAGATAAAGTGCATGGTGGAATAGATTTTGCTGCAAAAGAAGGAACACCAGTGGTTGCTTCCGGTGCCGGCAAAGTTATTCATGCCAAAATAAAAGGTAACTGGGGTAACCTGGTAATTATTGATCACGGAGATGGCTTAATATCCAGGTACGCTCATTTGCAGGGATTTGATGTTAAAATAGGTGAGGAGGTCAGTGAAGGAGATGTGATTGGTAAAGTCGGAAATACCGGAAAATCCACAGGTCCACATCTTCACTTCGAAATAGAACGAAATGGAAAGAAATTGGATCCGGAAGATTTCATCAAATTATAATAGCATTTCAGGTCAACAAATAAAACCGGGTGAGGATTCTCCCCGGTTTTTTTATTATAAGAGGCGCCCGTATCTGGACCTTATTATCGGCGATACAATTGCCAACCTCACACATCCTCGTTACAAACGAGGACGATAAACATCTCCTTAGGAAACATAATTAATAGTTGTTCCATCGACCTTGTTTAGCGAAGCGCAACGAGGTTGTTATCGAGACCAGCGTTTGTAACGCTGTGAATAAATACTGATTTTACATTTTATAAAAGTTTGAAGTTGTCTTGTGATTCGAGACGCTTGGTAAATTTTGATTTAAACTAAATCAACAAATTTATATCATCCAATTTTTTGATATATTAGGGATTTAGGCGATAAGAAATCATGAAGAAAAAATCAGAAATTAGAATTTCATATTTAGATAGTGAAAGCCAAATATCCCAAAATATTAGATTGGGGTTGAATGGGTATCTGAATTTATTAAAGCTTCAAGATGAAAAATGCTTAACTTTTGATAAAGCAATTAGAATTGAACTAGGTGAAGATTTAGAGAATAAGGTAATTAATTTTGATGATTTTGAGTATTTGGCAAGAGTAAAAATTAGTAGGGTTCCTGAAATTTTTAATAGTAGAAATGATTATAATGTACTTATTGAGTCAATTTTTAAAGAGATATTAAACTTGTTAAAAAATAAATTCAATTTCGATACTTCTAGTTTGGAAAAAGCAATTGAGAATGTAAGAATCAAGGAATTTATTGAGTTCAAGCAAATTGGAGAGTTTAAAGAAATTGAAGATTTTAAATTAATGCTTGGAGCGAATTTTAATATACATAAAACTAACTTTTTTGTAATTATTTTCAATTCTGATAAAAAGAAAGTATTCGAGTATAACCTTTATTCATTAATGTCTTCACAAACTATTATAAATGAATATTTTCCTGAATTTTCCAATCATAAAAAGAATCAAGTTGATATACTTTTACGAAGATTAGCGAGAAGATATAGCATAGTTTCTTATAACCACACTTTTGAAGTACAAGTGGATGATAAATTCCCATCTGATTTAGTAGAGTTAAAATTAAAAGCATTAAATCCCGATACATTACAAAAAGATAGGATTGAAATTCTAAAGGAATGCCTTCAACACGGAATTTGATAAATTAATTGTCTAATCGGACTTTCATTCTGGCTGGATTACAAATCCAGAAGAGCATCAGTATTAAATTAATCAGAGTTACAAATTGAAAGAACTTTCATGAAAGAAAGCTGCTGTTCAACATTTGTAATTTTGAACTTTTATCATAG encodes the following:
- a CDS encoding peptidoglycan DD-metalloendopeptidase family protein; the encoded protein is MNKFLVYIAEVSIVFSLLTVIYYLFLRRLTFYSLNRFILLSIIPVSLIIPQLKLNFGFSESIMVSPFSEYGSASPGAEVIAEGKVSSGIIDMNEITLWIYFSGMVIFSFIFIFNITRVFLLAKRSSSRDYNGYKVIQTDIPHVFSCFKMIFLPKNYDLASHGSILEHEKAHIRMYHTVDLIITELFIILSWFNPFAILFRSQLRSVHEYQADQQVIASGVRKSDYLQLMLSSITMTSSQSITSSFNSLTIKERIEMITKNKSKRTEQLKYLVLVPALVFMISAFAHFIGSEPRVMPIQKGYEYKLTAKFNKHVVIPEKGIDKVHGGIDFAAKEGTPVVASGAGKVIHAKIKGNWGNLVIIDHGDGLISRYAHLQGFDVKIGEEVSEGDVIGKVGNTGKSTGPHLHFEIERNGKKLDPEDFIKL
- a CDS encoding BlaI/MecI/CopY family transcriptional regulator, which encodes MKELTKAEEQVMNIVWKLEKAFLKDVVDEFPEPRPAYTTISTVMRVLVKKDFIAYNTYGKVHEYFPKVSKEDYFKNHIGGVIKNFFDGSFNQFASFFTNSQNAGVDELEKVKKMLENKIDELKKKDE